From one Balaenoptera acutorostrata chromosome 6, mBalAcu1.1, whole genome shotgun sequence genomic stretch:
- the NFIL3 gene encoding nuclear factor interleukin-3-regulated protein — protein sequence MQLRKMQSIKKEQASLDAGSSVDKMMVLNSALSEVSEDLTTGEELLLNEGSVGKNKSSACRRKREFIPDEKKDAMYWEKRRKNNEAAKRSREKRRLNDLVLENKLIALGEENATLKAELLSLKLKFGLISSTAYAQEIQKLSNSTAVYFQDYQTSKSTVSAFVDEHEPSMVASSCISVIKHSPQSSLSDVSEVSSLEHSQEGPGQSGCRSPESKFQVIKQEPMELESYAREPRDDPGAYRAAVYQNYMGSSFPGYSHSPPLLQVNRSSSNSPRTSETDEGAVGKSSDGEDEQQVPKGPIHSPVELQRVHATVVKVPEVNSSALPHKLRIKAKAMQIKVEAFDHEFDGTQKLSSPVDMTSKRHFELEKHNAPNLVHSSLTPFSVQVTNIQDWSLKSEHWHQKELNGKTQNSYKTGVVEVKDNGYKVSDPENLFLKQGIANLSAEVVSLKRLIATHQISASDSG from the coding sequence ATGCAGCTGAGAAAAATGCAGAGCATCAAGAAGGAGCAGGCATCTCTTGATGCTGGTAGCAGCGTGGACAAGATGATGGTGCTTAATTCTGCCTTATCCGAAGTCTCCGAAGACTTGACGACAGGGGAAGAGCTCCTTCTCAATGAAGGAAGTGTGGGGAAAAACAAATCTTCAGCATGTCGGAGGAAACGGGAATTCATTCCCGACGAGAAGAAGGATGCCATGTATTGGGAAAAGAGGCGGAAAAATAACGAAGCTGCCAAGAGGTCTCGGGAGAAGCGTCGACTGAATGACCTGGTTTTGGAGAACAAACTCATTGCACTGGGAGAAGAAAACGCCACTTTAAAAGCTGAACTGCTTTCCCTAAAATTAAAGTTTGGTTTAATTAGCTCGACAGCCTACGCCCAGGAGATTCAGAAACTCAGTAATTCTACAGCTGTGTATTTTCAAGACTATCAGACTTCCAAATCCACCGTGAGCGCCTTTGTGGATGAGCACGAGCCCTCGATGGTGGCCAGCAGTTGCATTTCTGTCATCAAGCACTCTCCACAGAGCTCTCTGTCTGATGTTTCGGAAGTGTCTTCGCTAGAACATTCGCAGGAGGGCCCTGGGCAGAGTGGCTGCAGAAGCCCAGAAAGCAAGTTCCAGGTCATCAAGCAAGAGCCGATGGAACTGGAGAGCTATGCCAGGGAGCCCAGAGATGACCCGGGCGCCTACCGAGCGGCCGTGTATCAGAACTATATGGGGAGTTCTTTTCCTGGCTACTCACACTCTCCCCCTCTGCTGCAGGTCAACCGATCCTCCAGTAACTCTCCAAGGACATCAGAAACCGATGAAGGTGCAGTAGGAAAGTCATCCGATGGAGAAGATGAGCAGCAGGTTCCCAAGGGCCCAATCCACTCTCCCGTCGAACTTCAGCGTGTCCACGCCACAGTGGTTAAGGTTCCAGAAGTGAACTCCTCTGCCTTGCCACACAAGCTTCGGATTAAAGCCAAAGCCATGCAGATAAAAGTGGAAGCCTTCGATCACGAATTTGATGGCACGCAAAAACTTTCTTCGCCTGTTGACATGACGTCTAAGAGACATTTCGAACTTGAGAAGCATAATGCCCCCAATCTGGTACATTCTTCTCTCACTCCCTTTTCAGTGCAAGTGACTAACATTCAAGATTGGTCTCTCAAATCCGAACACTGGCATCAAAAAGAACTTAATGGCAAAACTCAGAATAGTTACAAAACTGGAGTGGTCGAAGTGAAAGACAATGGTTACAAAGTCTCTGACCCAGAGAATTTGTTTTTGAAGCAGGGGATAGCCAACTTGTCTGCAGAGGTGGTCTCACTTAAAAGACTTATAGCCACACACCAAATCTCTGCTTCGGACTCTGGGTAA